From the Teredinibacter turnerae T7901 genome, one window contains:
- the glyS gene encoding glycine--tRNA ligase subunit beta: MHFLVELGTEELPPTALKTLSHAFTQGIQDGLTQKNLGFDSVESYATPRRLAVSVTGLADKTPQESVKIFGPPAQVAFKDGAPTKAAEAFARKNGIALEALQTGMDGKVEKLVYETTAGGEATVDLLADLVAQSLANLPIAKRMRWGASRTEFVRPVHWLVMLADDKVLPAEILGLTSGNETRGHRFHYNQPITLKHANQYAAALAETGHVVASFSERQAMIVKQVNTAADKLGGTAVIDADLLDEVTALVEYPVALAGNFENEFLNVPSEALISSMKEHQKYFHVVDNDGELLPHFITIANIVSQDPAQVIDGNERVIRPRLSDAKFFFETDKQTSLEARREKLKTVVFQAKLGTIYDKTERIGKLATLIAARLGENEATVKRAAELCKSDLVSTMVYEFTDLQGIAGYHYANNDGEDAEVAQAMVEQYMPKFAGDDLPATATGTIIALADRLDTITGIFGIGQKPTGSKDPFALRRASVGALRLMVEKKLDLDLRDLINAAADSFTALPNAQVVDDVLAYMLERFRAWYEEASIPAEVFMAVSAKQLSNPLDINNRVYAVAEFSKLAEAQALAAANKRVSNILAKLDSAPASEVDAALLTDGAEKQLADALASYAAQARPLLAEANYTDALKVLAGLRATVDTFFDDVMVMTDDMAVRNNRLALLQSLRDLFLEVADISLLAVK, from the coding sequence ATGCATTTCTTAGTAGAACTGGGCACCGAAGAGCTGCCACCCACCGCGCTGAAAACCCTGTCGCACGCCTTCACTCAAGGTATCCAGGACGGGCTCACGCAAAAAAATCTAGGTTTTGATTCTGTAGAATCTTACGCCACGCCACGTCGTCTTGCGGTCTCGGTCACCGGGCTTGCCGACAAGACGCCGCAGGAATCTGTAAAAATTTTCGGCCCTCCGGCGCAGGTGGCGTTTAAAGACGGCGCACCTACCAAAGCCGCAGAGGCTTTCGCCAGGAAAAATGGCATTGCGCTGGAAGCACTGCAAACCGGCATGGACGGCAAAGTAGAGAAGCTGGTGTACGAAACCACGGCGGGCGGTGAAGCCACGGTCGATCTGCTGGCGGATCTGGTAGCGCAATCGCTCGCCAACCTGCCCATCGCCAAGCGCATGCGCTGGGGCGCAAGCCGCACGGAATTCGTCCGCCCGGTGCACTGGCTGGTCATGCTGGCCGACGACAAGGTCCTCCCCGCAGAGATTCTGGGGCTGACCAGTGGCAATGAAACCCGCGGCCACCGCTTTCACTACAATCAGCCAATTACCTTAAAGCACGCGAATCAGTACGCTGCCGCACTGGCGGAGACTGGCCACGTTGTCGCCAGCTTTAGCGAGCGCCAGGCGATGATTGTGAAGCAAGTGAATACCGCCGCCGACAAACTCGGTGGCACTGCGGTGATCGACGCGGATTTGCTCGATGAAGTCACCGCACTGGTGGAATACCCGGTCGCGCTGGCAGGCAACTTCGAGAATGAATTCCTGAACGTGCCCTCCGAAGCCCTGATCTCTTCGATGAAGGAGCACCAAAAGTATTTCCACGTGGTAGATAACGACGGTGAACTCCTGCCGCACTTTATCACGATCGCCAATATTGTGTCGCAAGACCCGGCGCAAGTGATCGACGGCAACGAACGCGTCATTCGCCCGCGCCTGTCAGATGCCAAGTTTTTCTTCGAGACTGATAAACAAACCAGTCTGGAAGCGCGTCGCGAAAAGCTCAAGACGGTCGTTTTCCAGGCCAAGCTCGGTACTATCTACGATAAAACCGAGCGCATCGGCAAGCTGGCGACGCTGATCGCTGCGCGCCTGGGCGAGAACGAAGCCACGGTTAAACGCGCTGCTGAACTGTGTAAATCGGACCTGGTGAGTACCATGGTTTACGAGTTCACCGACCTGCAGGGCATTGCCGGGTATCACTACGCCAATAACGATGGCGAAGATGCGGAAGTCGCCCAGGCGATGGTTGAGCAGTACATGCCCAAATTCGCGGGTGATGACCTGCCAGCAACAGCCACCGGCACCATCATCGCACTGGCCGACCGCCTCGATACCATTACCGGGATTTTCGGTATTGGCCAAAAGCCGACCGGTTCCAAAGACCCGTTTGCACTGCGCCGTGCTTCGGTAGGCGCCCTGCGTTTGATGGTTGAGAAAAAGCTGGATCTCGACCTGCGCGATCTGATCAACGCCGCCGCAGACAGCTTCACTGCCTTGCCTAACGCACAGGTGGTGGACGATGTGCTCGCCTATATGCTGGAACGTTTCCGCGCCTGGTATGAAGAAGCCTCTATTCCAGCCGAAGTGTTTATGGCGGTAAGTGCCAAGCAATTGAGCAATCCGCTGGATATTAACAACCGTGTTTACGCGGTCGCCGAGTTCAGCAAATTGGCGGAAGCCCAGGCACTCGCCGCCGCCAACAAGCGGGTATCCAATATTCTTGCGAAACTCGACAGCGCACCCGCCAGCGAAGTGGATGCTGCGCTGCTTACCGACGGCGCTGAAAAGCAATTGGCAGACGCGCTAGCCAGCTACGCAGCGCAGGCGCGACCACTACTGGCAGAGGCAAATTACACAGACGCGTTAAAGGTACTTGCCGGTTTACGCGCAACGGTCGATACCTTCTTCGACGATGTAATGGTAATGACCGACGACATGGCGGTGCGCAATAATCGCCTCGCCCTGTTGCAATCGTTGCGTGACCTCTTCCTCGAGGTTGCAGACATATCCCTTCTCGCGGTTAAATAA
- the glyQ gene encoding glycine--tRNA ligase subunit alpha, whose product MSKPDVSTFQGLILALQQYWAEQGCVVLQPLDMEVGAGTFHPATFLRAIGPETWNSAYVQPSRRPTDGRYGENPNRLQHYYQFQVVLKPSPDNIQELYLGSLKHLGVDPGIHDIRFVEDNWESPTLGAWGLGWEVWLNGMEVTQFTYFQQVGGLECYPVTGEITYGIERIAMYLQNVNSIYDLVWTISPDGTPVTYGDVFHQNEVEMSHYNFSHANVDFLFQTFDTCEAESSKLIDAGLPLPAYEMVMKASHAFNLLDARQAISVTERQRFILRVRTLARNVAQAYFDARLKLGFPMAPAALRDEVIARANAEGEK is encoded by the coding sequence GTGTCTAAACCCGATGTGTCAACCTTTCAGGGCCTGATTCTGGCCCTGCAGCAATACTGGGCCGAACAGGGCTGTGTCGTTTTGCAGCCGCTGGATATGGAAGTCGGTGCGGGTACCTTTCACCCTGCCACCTTTTTGCGTGCCATCGGCCCGGAAACCTGGAACAGCGCCTATGTGCAGCCTTCCCGCCGCCCAACCGACGGCCGTTACGGTGAAAACCCGAACCGCCTGCAGCACTACTACCAGTTTCAGGTGGTACTGAAGCCGTCACCGGACAATATTCAGGAACTCTACCTCGGATCGCTAAAACACCTTGGCGTTGACCCCGGCATCCACGATATCCGCTTCGTGGAAGACAACTGGGAATCCCCCACCCTCGGCGCCTGGGGGCTCGGCTGGGAAGTGTGGCTGAACGGCATGGAAGTAACCCAATTTACCTACTTCCAGCAGGTGGGCGGCCTCGAGTGCTACCCGGTAACCGGCGAGATTACCTACGGTATTGAGCGCATCGCCATGTACCTGCAGAACGTTAACTCCATTTACGACCTGGTGTGGACCATCAGCCCGGACGGTACGCCCGTCACCTATGGCGATGTGTTCCACCAGAACGAAGTGGAAATGAGCCACTACAACTTCAGCCATGCCAACGTGGACTTTCTGTTCCAGACCTTCGATACCTGCGAGGCCGAGTCCAGCAAGCTGATCGACGCAGGATTGCCGCTACCCGCCTACGAAATGGTGATGAAAGCCTCCCACGCATTCAACCTGCTGGATGCCCGCCAGGCTATTTCTGTTACTGAGCGCCAGCGTTTTATCCTGCGTGTGCGCACTCTCGCCCGCAATGTAGCGCAGGCCTATTTCGACGCCCGTTTGAAACTCGGGTTCCCGATGGCTCCCGCCGCCTTGCGGGATGAAGTGATCGCCAGGGCCAACGCTGAGGGGGAGAAGTAA
- a CDS encoding lysophospholipid acyltransferase family protein, with product MEKIIAKLTLLTLRSIGRLPLPAGLFFGTLLGRIAWLVGPREVHTTRRNIEACYPQLSAREQTALARQSVIESGRLAFEINIVWQRSTEWLHGQIVSISGEHLITQRDKSRGLMILGPHVGNWEVLGAICSGYGPIAFLYQPPKKKHLEPLMIAARSKQGATQLPTDVRGVAGLMRTLKRGETIGILPDQNPDDNGGDFAELFGHQALTMTLVHKLLQKTGAQVIMGAAIRVPSGFAIHFWEAPAGIDSADEAESLRALNVGVEQSVALAPSQYQWEYKRFRRQPEGMPRFYHR from the coding sequence GTGGAAAAGATCATCGCAAAATTGACTCTCTTAACCCTCCGCAGCATTGGCCGTTTACCCCTGCCTGCAGGCTTGTTCTTTGGCACACTGCTGGGGCGAATTGCCTGGCTGGTGGGGCCGCGTGAGGTGCATACCACCAGGCGCAATATTGAAGCCTGCTATCCGCAACTGAGTGCCAGGGAGCAGACAGCACTGGCGCGCCAGAGTGTGATTGAATCCGGTCGCCTGGCATTTGAAATCAACATTGTCTGGCAGCGTTCAACTGAGTGGTTACACGGCCAAATTGTGTCGATCAGCGGCGAACACCTGATAACTCAGCGGGATAAATCGCGAGGTTTGATGATTCTTGGCCCGCACGTGGGGAATTGGGAGGTGTTGGGCGCTATCTGTTCCGGTTATGGGCCGATAGCATTTTTGTATCAGCCACCGAAAAAGAAACATCTGGAACCCCTGATGATCGCCGCGCGTTCAAAGCAGGGCGCGACCCAGCTACCGACAGATGTCCGCGGTGTGGCCGGCCTGATGCGAACCTTAAAACGCGGCGAGACAATTGGCATTCTGCCAGATCAAAACCCGGACGATAACGGCGGCGATTTTGCCGAGTTGTTTGGCCATCAGGCGCTCACCATGACACTGGTGCATAAACTGTTACAGAAAACTGGCGCGCAAGTCATTATGGGGGCGGCGATTCGCGTGCCTAGTGGCTTTGCAATCCATTTTTGGGAGGCGCCAGCGGGCATTGATTCTGCAGATGAGGCGGAAAGCCTGCGCGCTCTAAATGTAGGTGTCGAACAATCTGTCGCGCTGGCGCCGTCGCAATACCAGTGGGAATACAAGCGTTTTCGCCGCCAGCCAGAGGGAATGCCGCGTTTTTACCACCGTTAG
- a CDS encoding DUF4124 domain-containing protein — MRALLAIGLIAIPIILPSVSAAEIYRWRDANGKLHFSDKAPEQAKAENVSLPDINRADAVKIRRKPTPIDTRYSNTPDDDPQVLADANRQKVCDNAAQYYERLTRGINHNASSKRIVLQQDGETLSRREQNQYAERMRLNYNRQGCAIPQAENLRL; from the coding sequence ATGCGCGCATTACTTGCGATCGGCTTGATCGCCATCCCCATTATTCTCCCTTCAGTCAGTGCTGCGGAAATCTACCGTTGGCGCGATGCCAACGGAAAATTGCATTTCAGCGACAAAGCACCTGAGCAGGCTAAAGCTGAAAATGTGTCGCTGCCGGATATAAACCGCGCTGATGCAGTGAAAATTCGCCGTAAACCGACACCGATTGACACCCGTTACAGCAATACCCCGGACGATGATCCCCAGGTGTTGGCGGATGCGAATCGGCAAAAAGTGTGCGATAACGCGGCTCAATATTACGAGCGATTGACGCGCGGTATCAATCACAATGCATCCAGCAAGCGTATTGTGTTACAGCAGGATGGCGAAACCCTGTCCCGCCGCGAGCAAAACCAATATGCAGAGCGCATGCGCCTGAATTACAACCGCCAGGGCTGCGCTATCCCGCAGGCCGAAAATTTACGGCTCTGA
- a CDS encoding TrkH family potassium uptake protein, which produces MHFAIIAKVLGILLMLFSLTLTPPILVSLYYGEQAHISFLLAFAITFSTGLFTWLPVHNVQSDLSTRDGFLITSLFWTVLALFGALPFIIAHSTQLSVTDAVFESLSGLTTTGATVLTGLDYLPRSILFYRQQLQWLGGIGIIVIAVAILPMLGIGGMQLYRAETPGPVKDSKLTPRITETAKALFFMYVALTAACAFSYWLAGMPPFEAVAHSFATVAIGGFSTHDLSMGYYDSAPILIVSSLFMVLSGINFALHFVAWQSRGISHYLTDPEFRFYLTMILIGIVITVSYLASTGIYPTEKSILYGIFELISILTTTGFAVVDFTLWPTFLPYLIFMFAFMGGCAGSTGGGLKMIRVVLIMKQGLREIHRLIHPNAVIPIKLGRKTISDRVVEAVWGFFAVYVVSFLVMVIALLGLELDFVTAFTAVGACLNNLGPGLGAVAAHYGDIGDTAKWILCFAMLLGRLEVFTLLVLFTPMFWKR; this is translated from the coding sequence ATGCACTTCGCCATCATCGCCAAGGTACTCGGGATATTGCTGATGCTGTTCAGCCTGACCCTGACACCGCCGATTCTGGTATCTCTGTACTATGGCGAACAGGCGCACATCAGCTTTTTACTGGCTTTCGCAATTACCTTCAGCACCGGTTTGTTTACCTGGCTCCCGGTGCACAATGTGCAGAGCGACCTCAGTACCCGAGATGGGTTTTTAATTACCTCGCTCTTCTGGACCGTGCTCGCCCTGTTCGGTGCCCTGCCTTTTATCATCGCGCACAGTACCCAGCTGAGTGTCACCGACGCAGTGTTCGAATCACTCTCGGGGCTGACCACCACGGGCGCTACCGTGCTTACCGGGCTCGACTACCTGCCTCGCTCGATTCTGTTCTATCGCCAACAGCTGCAATGGTTGGGGGGTATCGGTATTATCGTTATCGCGGTAGCCATTTTGCCGATGCTCGGCATTGGCGGCATGCAGCTTTATCGGGCGGAAACACCGGGGCCGGTAAAAGACAGCAAATTAACACCGCGCATTACCGAAACCGCAAAAGCACTGTTCTTTATGTATGTAGCGCTAACCGCAGCCTGTGCATTCAGCTACTGGCTCGCGGGCATGCCGCCGTTTGAAGCTGTCGCTCATTCCTTCGCAACGGTCGCTATCGGCGGCTTTTCCACACACGACCTCAGTATGGGGTATTACGACAGCGCGCCGATTCTGATTGTGTCCTCACTGTTTATGGTGCTCTCCGGTATCAACTTCGCGCTGCACTTTGTTGCCTGGCAATCCCGCGGTATCAGCCACTATTTAACCGATCCGGAATTCCGTTTCTATCTCACCATGATTCTGATCGGTATCGTCATTACCGTGAGCTACCTTGCCAGCACCGGTATCTACCCAACGGAAAAGAGCATTCTTTACGGCATTTTCGAGTTGATATCTATCCTCACCACCACGGGTTTCGCGGTGGTGGATTTCACGCTTTGGCCAACTTTTCTGCCCTATTTGATTTTTATGTTCGCCTTTATGGGTGGCTGTGCAGGGTCCACCGGCGGTGGCTTAAAGATGATTCGGGTGGTTTTGATCATGAAGCAGGGCCTGCGGGAAATTCACCGCCTGATTCACCCCAATGCCGTTATTCCTATCAAACTGGGCCGCAAAACCATTTCCGACCGAGTGGTGGAAGCGGTGTGGGGGTTCTTTGCCGTCTATGTGGTGTCGTTTCTCGTCATGGTGATTGCCCTGCTCGGGCTGGAGCTCGACTTCGTCACCGCCTTCACCGCCGTGGGCGCTTGCCTCAATAATCTGGGCCCAGGCCTGGGCGCGGTCGCAGCACACTATGGCGATATTGGTGATACTGCGAAGTGGATTCTCTGCTTTGCCATGCTGCTGGGGCGACTGGAAGTCTTCACGTTATTGGTGTTGTTTACCCCGATGTTCTGGAAAAGATGA
- the trkA gene encoding Trk system potassium transporter TrkA: MKIIILGAGRVGGTLASNLASEANDITVVDSNEGYLRELRDRIDIGVVAGHASHPEVLLRAGIEDADMLIAVTGVDEINMVACQIAHSLFRTPTKIARIRSQEYASHPGLFRPDALPVDVIISPEQIVSAYLFRLIEQPGALQVLDFAEGAVQLVAVRAYYGGPLVGQELRFLRKHMPNVDTRVAAIYRRNRPIMPTGSTVIEADDEVFFLAAKQDIRAVMSELRRLDRPYKRIIIAGGGNIGQRLAEQLENNYSVKVIENNEARCLALTERLSKSIVLLGNSSSQELLAEEHIEDTDVFLAVTNSDEANIMSSMLAKRMGARKVLTLISNPAYADLVQGSDIDIAISPQLATIGTLLTHVRRGDIVNVHSLRRGAAEAIEVIAHGDSRTSKVVGRAIEDIDLPEGATIGAIVREASAEDYRDSGVRSDMSLGSTGKTYQYQEVIIAHDDVVIESGDHVILFLVDKRYTRDIERLFQVGFTFF, from the coding sequence ATGAAAATTATCATACTCGGTGCTGGCCGCGTTGGCGGCACACTGGCGAGCAACCTGGCCAGTGAAGCCAACGATATTACCGTAGTGGATAGCAATGAAGGCTATCTGCGCGAACTGCGCGACCGCATTGATATCGGCGTAGTGGCTGGCCACGCATCACACCCGGAAGTGCTATTGCGCGCAGGCATCGAAGACGCCGACATGCTGATTGCCGTGACCGGCGTCGACGAAATCAATATGGTCGCCTGCCAGATCGCTCACAGCCTGTTTCGCACCCCCACCAAAATTGCCCGCATCCGCTCCCAGGAATACGCCAGCCATCCCGGACTGTTCCGGCCCGATGCGCTGCCCGTCGATGTAATTATCAGCCCGGAGCAAATTGTCTCCGCCTACCTTTTTCGGCTGATCGAGCAGCCGGGCGCCCTGCAGGTACTGGATTTTGCGGAAGGCGCAGTCCAGCTGGTGGCCGTGCGCGCTTACTACGGTGGCCCGCTGGTAGGTCAGGAGCTGCGCTTTTTACGCAAGCATATGCCCAATGTGGACACCCGAGTTGCGGCGATTTATCGACGTAACAGGCCGATTATGCCTACCGGTTCAACGGTAATCGAAGCCGATGATGAAGTTTTCTTTCTTGCCGCAAAGCAGGATATTCGCGCGGTAATGAGCGAGCTGCGCCGCCTTGATCGCCCGTACAAACGCATCATCATTGCCGGTGGCGGCAACATTGGTCAGCGCCTCGCCGAGCAGCTCGAGAACAATTACTCGGTAAAGGTGATAGAAAACAACGAAGCCCGTTGCCTCGCACTGACCGAACGCTTGAGCAAATCCATTGTGTTGCTGGGCAACTCATCCAGTCAGGAGCTGCTGGCGGAGGAGCATATTGAAGATACTGATGTGTTCCTGGCCGTCACCAACTCCGATGAAGCCAACATCATGTCGTCCATGCTTGCCAAGCGCATGGGCGCTCGCAAGGTGCTGACCCTCATCAGCAACCCCGCCTACGCGGATCTGGTACAGGGCAGCGATATCGATATTGCCATCTCCCCGCAGCTGGCGACTATAGGAACGCTGCTTACGCACGTAAGGCGTGGCGACATAGTGAACGTTCACTCACTCCGCCGCGGCGCAGCCGAAGCCATCGAGGTGATTGCGCACGGTGACAGCCGCACCTCCAAGGTGGTGGGGCGCGCGATCGAAGATATCGATTTGCCCGAAGGCGCCACCATCGGTGCAATTGTGCGTGAAGCCAGCGCAGAGGATTATCGGGACAGCGGTGTACGCAGTGATATGTCCCTGGGCAGCACCGGCAAAACCTACCAATATCAGGAAGTTATTATTGCCCACGATGACGTAGTGATCGAATCCGGCGATCACGTAATTTTGTTCCTGGTCGACAAGCGCTACACCCGCGACATCGAGCGCCTGTTTCAGGTCGGCTTCACCTTCTTTTAA
- the rsmB gene encoding 16S rRNA (cytosine(967)-C(5))-methyltransferase RsmB translates to MADARVQAARTLGEVLAKHCSLNKPFDTGINKLDERDRGLFQELCYGTLRWYHRLEAIAGELLQKPLRNKDQDVYALLLIGLYQLEYLRVPDHAAISETVNASRALKKPWASGLLNGALRSFQRDREQIFKKISGKPQASFSHPNWLVARLQQSWGAQASRILHANNQQPPVCLRVNLKRQSRDEYLVKLQQAGLQAQPLASSPSAVRLLSPLDIQQLPGFSEGLVSVQDEAAQLAAYLLALEPGQRVLDACCAPGGKSCHILEAEPALTELVCLDSEQDRMARVEENLARLQLSGATLTTGDASTCQWWNNQPFDRVLLDVPCSATGVIRRHPDIKLLRREDDLAKLSALQQAILNNVWQMLKPGGLLVYATCSVLPEENSELITQFVTDHKDAELAPMDADWGIEQPAGRQLLPQLEGPDGFYYARLIKAG, encoded by the coding sequence ATGGCTGATGCCCGCGTGCAAGCCGCACGGACGCTCGGCGAGGTGCTGGCAAAACACTGCTCACTCAACAAACCGTTCGATACCGGTATTAATAAGCTCGACGAACGTGATCGGGGTCTTTTCCAGGAGCTCTGTTACGGCACTTTGCGTTGGTATCATCGATTAGAAGCCATTGCCGGCGAACTTCTGCAAAAACCCCTGCGTAATAAAGACCAGGATGTGTATGCGCTGCTGTTAATCGGTTTGTATCAACTTGAATATCTGCGCGTACCCGACCACGCCGCCATCTCCGAAACTGTCAACGCCAGTCGCGCCCTTAAAAAGCCCTGGGCCAGTGGCCTGCTCAACGGGGCCCTGCGCAGCTTCCAGCGCGATCGGGAGCAAATATTCAAAAAGATTTCCGGCAAGCCGCAAGCATCGTTCAGCCACCCCAACTGGCTCGTTGCCCGCTTGCAACAAAGCTGGGGCGCACAGGCAAGCCGGATTTTGCACGCAAATAACCAGCAGCCACCGGTGTGCCTGCGGGTAAACCTCAAGCGCCAAAGCCGCGACGAATATTTGGTCAAATTGCAACAGGCCGGGCTGCAGGCGCAACCACTGGCGAGCTCACCGAGCGCTGTGCGTTTATTGTCACCCCTGGATATACAACAGCTGCCGGGATTCAGCGAGGGCCTGGTATCCGTACAGGATGAGGCCGCGCAGCTCGCCGCCTATCTGCTTGCGCTCGAGCCCGGGCAACGGGTATTGGATGCCTGCTGTGCGCCGGGCGGCAAAAGTTGTCACATTCTGGAAGCCGAGCCCGCGCTTACGGAACTGGTGTGCCTGGATTCCGAACAAGACCGTATGGCCCGTGTTGAAGAGAATCTCGCGCGCCTGCAATTATCTGGCGCAACGCTCACAACCGGCGACGCCAGCACCTGCCAATGGTGGAATAATCAACCGTTCGACCGCGTTTTGCTGGACGTTCCCTGCTCGGCAACCGGGGTTATTCGTCGCCACCCAGATATAAAACTGCTGCGGCGCGAAGATGATCTTGCTAAGCTTTCCGCTTTGCAGCAAGCGATTCTGAATAATGTATGGCAGATGTTGAAGCCCGGCGGCCTCCTCGTCTACGCCACCTGTTCAGTATTGCCGGAAGAAAACAGCGAGCTGATTACGCAATTTGTCACAGACCACAAAGACGCCGAGCTGGCGCCGATGGACGCAGATTGGGGAATCGAACAGCCCGCAGGGCGCCAGCTGCTGCCACAGCTCGAAGGCCCTGACGGTTTCTACTATGCTCGTTTGATCAAGGCTGGCTAG
- the fmt gene encoding methionyl-tRNA formyltransferase has protein sequence MNSHRRRLIFAGTPEFAAAHLRALLASEHDIVAVYTQPDRPAGRGKKLTASPVKALAQEHDLPVYQPASLRAAEAQAELAALGADVMIVVAYGLILPQAVLNAPRLGCLNVHGSILPRWRGAAPIQRAIEAGDTHSGVTIMQMDAGLDTGAMLLKRECPIQTNDTASDLHDRLAELGPPALLDTLAQLEDLTPEAQDDSQANYAHKIEKAEAVLDWRLPALQLHRQIRAFNPFPICYTLLDDDRLRIHSAELCDLSGESGTVVAADRERLVIACGEASLAVTRLQLPGKKAMTPAEFANGHSHLCPVGTRLGLPPQGEQHG, from the coding sequence GTGAATTCGCACAGACGCAGACTCATATTCGCCGGTACGCCGGAATTCGCCGCCGCGCACCTGCGCGCCCTACTCGCCAGCGAGCATGACATTGTTGCCGTTTATACCCAGCCGGACCGCCCGGCCGGGCGCGGCAAAAAGCTGACTGCGAGCCCGGTAAAAGCCCTTGCCCAGGAACACGATCTTCCGGTTTATCAGCCCGCGTCTCTGCGTGCCGCCGAAGCCCAGGCTGAACTCGCTGCATTGGGTGCGGATGTCATGATAGTGGTGGCCTATGGGCTGATTTTGCCACAGGCAGTGCTCAATGCACCGCGCCTTGGCTGCTTGAATGTGCACGGTTCGATTCTGCCCCGCTGGCGCGGTGCAGCACCCATTCAACGGGCAATTGAGGCGGGAGATACCCATTCCGGCGTGACCATCATGCAAATGGACGCAGGTCTCGACACAGGTGCGATGTTGCTTAAGCGCGAATGCCCTATTCAGACTAACGACACCGCCAGCGATCTGCATGATCGGCTCGCGGAACTGGGCCCACCCGCGTTACTGGACACTCTGGCACAACTCGAAGATCTCACACCTGAAGCGCAAGACGATAGCCAGGCGAATTACGCCCACAAAATTGAAAAAGCGGAAGCAGTGCTGGACTGGCGATTGCCCGCTCTACAGCTGCATCGCCAGATTCGCGCCTTCAACCCGTTCCCGATCTGCTACACATTGCTCGACGATGATCGTCTGCGCATTCACAGCGCGGAACTCTGCGACCTGAGCGGTGAATCAGGCACAGTGGTAGCCGCCGACCGTGAGCGCTTGGTTATTGCGTGCGGTGAGGCATCGTTAGCGGTAACCCGCTTGCAATTGCCCGGCAAAAAGGCAATGACACCGGCTGAATTTGCCAACGGGCACAGTCATCTCTGCCCGGTGGGTACGCGCCTGGGCCTTCCGCCACAGGGAGAGCAGCATGGCTGA
- the def gene encoding peptide deformylase, with product MALLPILEFPDARLRTVAKPVEQVDERVRAIIDDMFETMYDAPGIGLAATQVNVHEQIIVIDISENHDEPLVFINPRIDVLDETLFDYEEGCLSVPGFYEEVTRPRHVRVTALNRDGEEFVLEPEGLLAVCIQHEIDHLKGKLFVDYVSNIKRQRIRKKLEKQHKERA from the coding sequence ATGGCACTGTTACCTATATTAGAATTTCCAGACGCCCGCCTGCGCACGGTTGCAAAACCAGTAGAGCAAGTGGACGAACGCGTGCGCGCGATTATCGACGACATGTTCGAAACCATGTACGACGCGCCGGGCATTGGCTTGGCGGCAACACAGGTGAATGTGCACGAGCAGATTATTGTTATCGACATCAGCGAGAATCACGATGAACCACTGGTGTTTATCAATCCACGCATCGACGTCCTCGACGAAACCCTGTTCGATTATGAGGAAGGCTGCCTCTCGGTGCCTGGCTTTTATGAAGAGGTTACCCGCCCCCGTCATGTGCGCGTTACCGCGCTGAACCGCGACGGAGAAGAGTTTGTGCTGGAACCGGAAGGCTTGTTAGCGGTGTGTATCCAGCACGAAATCGATCACTTGAAAGGCAAACTGTTCGTCGACTACGTATCTAATATCAAGCGCCAACGTATTCGTAAAAAGCTCGAAAAACAACACAAAGAGCGCGCCTGA